In Duganella zoogloeoides, a single genomic region encodes these proteins:
- a CDS encoding LysR family transcriptional regulator: METNPNWFLRARLKTRQLLLLIALDEQRNIHRASEELHMTQPAASKQLKDLEEMLGVQLFDRLPRGMEPTIYGETMIRHARMALTSLSLAHEDIVAIKAGLAGQVDIGTIMTPGIALLPQAITRTKQAAPRLRIGVEMEQSNVLLEQLQRGRLDFMIGRIPERQSAQGLSYEELGDEPACAVVRPGHPLLAARNLQLRDISSQPWILPPQGSILRARCELMFRRAGLEVPFNVIDTTAVLMIKPLLQQTDALNVMPVAVAQYYESQGVLNILPIELPCRMDAYGIIMVDGHLMSPGAELLLRYVREVAREIY; encoded by the coding sequence ATGGAAACAAACCCAAACTGGTTTTTACGTGCGCGCCTCAAGACGCGGCAGCTGCTGCTCCTGATCGCGCTCGACGAACAGCGCAACATCCATCGCGCCTCGGAAGAGCTGCACATGACGCAGCCGGCCGCCTCCAAGCAATTGAAGGATCTCGAAGAGATGCTGGGCGTGCAGCTGTTCGACCGCCTGCCGCGCGGCATGGAACCGACCATCTACGGCGAGACCATGATACGTCACGCCCGCATGGCGCTCACCAGCCTGTCGCTGGCGCACGAGGACATCGTTGCCATCAAGGCCGGCCTGGCCGGCCAGGTCGATATCGGCACCATCATGACGCCGGGGATCGCGCTGCTGCCGCAGGCGATCACGCGCACCAAGCAGGCCGCGCCGCGCCTGCGCATCGGCGTGGAGATGGAGCAGTCCAACGTGCTGCTCGAGCAGTTGCAGCGCGGCCGCCTCGATTTCATGATCGGCCGCATTCCCGAGCGCCAGAGCGCCCAGGGCCTGAGTTACGAAGAGCTGGGCGACGAGCCGGCATGCGCGGTGGTGCGTCCCGGCCACCCGCTGCTGGCAGCGCGCAACCTGCAGCTGCGCGACATCTCGTCGCAGCCGTGGATCCTGCCACCGCAAGGCAGCATCCTGCGCGCGCGCTGCGAACTGATGTTCCGCCGCGCCGGGCTGGAAGTGCCGTTCAACGTGATCGACACCACGGCGGTGCTGATGATCAAGCCGCTGTTGCAGCAGACCGACGCCCTGAACGTGATGCCGGTGGCGGTGGCCCAGTACTACGAATCGCAGGGGGTGTTGAACATCCTGCCGATCGAGCTGCCGTGCCGGATGGATGCCTATGGCATCATCATGGTCGATGGTCACCTGATGTCGCCGGGGGCGGAGCTGTTGTTGCGGTATGTGCGCGAAGTGGCGCGCGAGATTTACTGA
- a CDS encoding DNA-binding transcriptional response regulator encodes MPERPRNPINMLLVEEQPLLRKTVSMTARSLGMGTVHEAATAEAAEKLLRERSFQGAVISLECGAFGGAAHNFTLLDRVRGGMSASRATIPIAVMVDHPTAALLQELRSRDISRVIVKPFRAKVLLDTFASFG; translated from the coding sequence ATGCCTGAACGTCCACGCAATCCGATCAACATGCTGCTGGTGGAAGAACAGCCATTGCTGCGCAAAACCGTGTCGATGACGGCCCGCTCGCTGGGCATGGGTACGGTGCACGAGGCGGCGACCGCCGAAGCGGCCGAAAAACTGCTGCGCGAACGCAGTTTCCAGGGAGCGGTGATTTCGCTCGAATGCGGCGCCTTTGGCGGCGCCGCCCACAATTTCACGCTGCTCGACCGGGTACGCGGCGGCATGTCGGCCAGCCGCGCAACCATCCCGATCGCCGTGATGGTGGACCATCCGACGGCGGCGCTGCTGCAGGAATTGCGCAGCCGCGATATCAGCCGGGTGATCGTGAAACCGTTCCGGGCCAAGGTGCTGCTCGATACGTTCGCCAGCTTCGGCTAG
- a CDS encoding GAF domain-containing protein, whose amino-acid sequence MLAAPIPANDKERLAALRALLILDTPPEERYDRIVRFAAEEFGVPIALLSVIDENRQWFKARVGLDVCETQRDISFCGHAIVQPDIFVIEDARQDPRFADNPIVTGEPRVIFYAGAPLLEPSGHAIGTLCLIDHEPRTLDATELAILASLRDLLQEELSGGNEHA is encoded by the coding sequence ATGCTTGCAGCACCGATACCCGCCAACGACAAGGAACGCCTGGCTGCGCTGCGCGCGCTGCTGATCCTCGATACGCCACCGGAAGAACGCTACGACAGGATCGTGCGCTTCGCGGCCGAAGAATTCGGCGTGCCGATCGCGCTGCTGTCGGTGATCGATGAAAATCGCCAGTGGTTCAAGGCCCGCGTGGGGCTTGATGTGTGCGAGACCCAGCGCGACATCTCGTTTTGCGGCCACGCCATCGTGCAGCCCGATATCTTCGTGATCGAGGACGCCCGCCAGGATCCGCGCTTTGCCGACAACCCCATCGTCACCGGCGAGCCGCGCGTGATTTTCTATGCAGGCGCGCCGCTGCTCGAACCTTCGGGCCACGCCATCGGCACGCTGTGCCTGATCGACCACGAGCCGCGCACCCTGGACGCCACCGAACTGGCGATCCTGGCCAGCCTGCGCGACCTGCTGCAAGAGGAATTATCGGGAGGAAATGAACATGCCTGA
- a CDS encoding bifunctional helix-turn-helix transcriptional regulator/GNAT family N-acetyltransferase, translated as MSSPVSDDRVAAVRSFNRFFTRQIGVLREGLLHSQFTLTEMRVLYELAHHGDQPSAALCRDLGLDRGYLSRIVTGFEAAGLVAKVPSPTDGRAKLLHLTDHGRAVYEPLDRRSREEVGDLLARFDDADQLRMLDAMRTIRTLLDTDGALKYAQPFVLRTHRPGDMAWITRRHGALYATQQGWDASFETLVGQICADFEHNFDPARERCWIAEMNGVPVGSIALARSGEEGVAKLRLLLVEDAARGHGLGSRLVDECHRYARAAGYRKVRLWTTDQQAEARHIYRNKGYVLVAEEAVHAFGKDMVNETWELDL; from the coding sequence ATGTCATCACCAGTGAGCGACGACCGCGTCGCGGCCGTGCGGTCGTTCAACCGATTTTTCACGCGCCAGATCGGCGTGCTGCGCGAGGGTTTGCTGCATAGCCAGTTCACCCTGACCGAGATGCGCGTTCTGTACGAACTGGCCCATCACGGCGACCAGCCATCGGCCGCGCTGTGCCGCGACCTGGGGCTCGATCGTGGTTATCTGAGCCGCATCGTCACGGGGTTCGAGGCGGCAGGCCTGGTCGCCAAGGTGCCGTCTCCCACCGACGGACGCGCCAAGCTGCTGCACCTGACCGACCACGGACGCGCCGTGTACGAGCCGCTGGACCGCCGCTCGCGCGAGGAAGTGGGCGACCTGCTGGCGCGCTTCGACGACGCCGACCAGTTGCGCATGCTCGACGCCATGCGCACCATCCGCACGCTGCTCGACACCGATGGCGCCCTCAAATACGCACAGCCGTTCGTGCTGCGCACGCACCGTCCCGGCGACATGGCGTGGATCACGCGCCGTCACGGCGCGCTGTATGCAACGCAGCAGGGCTGGGATGCCAGCTTCGAGACGCTGGTCGGCCAGATTTGCGCGGACTTCGAGCACAACTTTGATCCGGCGCGCGAGCGTTGCTGGATCGCGGAGATGAACGGTGTGCCGGTCGGCTCGATCGCGCTGGCGCGCAGCGGCGAGGAGGGCGTGGCCAAGCTGCGGCTGCTGCTGGTGGAGGATGCGGCGCGCGGCCACGGCCTCGGTTCGCGCCTGGTGGATGAATGCCACCGTTACGCGCGCGCTGCCGGCTATCGAAAAGTGCGGCTGTGGACCACCGACCAGCAGGCCGAGGCCCGCCATATCTACCGCAACAAGGGCTACGTGCTGGTGGCGGAGGAAGCCGTGCACGCCTTCGGCAAGGACATGGTCAACGAAACCTGGGAACTCGATCTCTGA